The Kosakonia radicincitans DSM 16656 genome includes the window CAGGACAAGGGGCATTATTTCGATAACCTCTGCCAGTTCACCGCCTCCGAGATTAACAGCCGCATTGCTGAATACGTTGCTATGGGTGAGAAGGTGGCCCGCAAAGCTGCCGATGATGCTCTGGGCAAATGGCACCAGAAACATGGCATTGCCAATCATGCAGGCGACATTACCGCCAGTTACGAGCAGGTGCGCGAGGCGTGGTATGCCTTTGCATTGGATCGCGTTGTGGCAAAACATCCTGACTTCATCGGCTTTAATACCGTTGGCGGCTTTGCACTTCGCTCCTCCTCTGCTTGTTGGACGCAGTTCGTTGACTGGTACGCAGGGAAAGAGGATGGAATTAAACGTCAGCGCCTGCTGCTTGACCGTGATGTGCTGATTGGCAGCGCCAAGGTCAGACAGTCCCGGAGCGTTAACGGCAAGCGAGAGGGCGGCTCTACCGTGCTGCTGCCTGAGATTCCGATGTCTATCCCGGACAATGTTAAGAGCTTCAAACGTTAACACTAACCCGCTTCGGCGGGTTTTTTATTGGGTGTTAAACGCTGAGGGTTAACAGTTTGGCCTGTTAACGTCGAAAATTAACAGGATAAACGCATGATAATTAATGAAAATGTGGCAACTGTTAAGCTGTTAACCTTTTTTGCCTCTGCTCCCTATATATAAATACGTTTCTTATCTTTTTTTTACTCACTATCTTTTAATTAAAATAGGTTAACAGGTTAACAGTATATAAATATCAGTAAGTTAGGTGCTTAACAGGCAGGTTAACAGGGGTTAACAGGGGTTAACAGCTGCCGCATAGCGTCGCAAAGTGCATCGCCCCGCAGGGGTGTGCAGCTGCGTGACGCGGTTCTGAGGTGTGGGGGTTACTGGTAGATGCCGTGCTTTCGCACGGACACTGCAAAAATCACTGGCCCGGAGCCAGATCGGCGGCTCAGTGCCTCATGATACGGTTACATTTTGGCAACGGCGGGGTAAGGAGTGGCGGGGGTTTACTGTCGTGCTGCGTCACTTGTTGCGTCAATGCGTCAATTCTGGCGGTTCATTCCACGTCGCATAATGCCTGGCTCTGAGCTGGGTTTGATGTCGTACATCTGGCGCTCTGCCTCCTGCGCTTTGAGCAGGGCAAGGATCGCACTGGCGACGGCGCGGGTCATCTGCGGGTCATTATCCAGCACGGCTTTGAGCTGGCGGCTTCTGAGGGCGGTTAAATCGGTGGCATGGCGTTGCAGTAGGGTGAATTGCTGCTCTGTAAACTGGTTCCGCAGCTGTCGGATCTTCGCGCTGGGCGTCTCCTCCAGCATCTGCCGGGCGCGTTCGCGCTGCTCCATGAGGCTGGTCACGTTGTCCGGCGCTGCTTTCTGTTTGGCATCGGCGGCAATCCAGCGCTGAATCGCACGGGCGGGGATCCCCATCTGGCGGGAGACACTGCCAGCGGTTGCGCCGGGTTGCCTGCTGAGGGTGAGGGCCTGCTCTTTTTGCTCTGGTGTGTAACGCATGGTGATGGCTCCTGTGGGATGGTGCCCCATGGTGGCATCACGACTGCTTTGTGTGGCAGCGCAGCTGCCGCCATACCGATGGCCTGCCACTGGCTCAGCCTGCCAGCCGCGACGCTGTTAAACGAGGCGGGGCAATGCGTTACCACGACAAAAAGAGAAGCGCCCCGCAGAGAGGCGCTGAGGCGGTTACAGGTCGATATGTTTTGCGCCATTGTCCGGGCGGCAGGTGGCGCTCATCATTCCCCGGCCTACCACGTTTGCGGTGATGGTCGTTGTTGGGGTGGGAGTGTCGTTAAAAGCAGCCAGGAGCATGACCGTGCTCTGGTTTGGCGTGCTTCCGGTCATGTCCACTGTCAGATTTCCGGTCTGTATCTTATCAACCGGGAAGGAAGCGCCGCGCCAAGTTATCGTTAGCCGCCCGTTGTCCTCTCTGAGGTGGATCGCGGTGCCGTCGCTGCACCAGTGGAGCAGGGAGAGCGGTTTAGCGTATAGCGGCGCGGTGGTCAGCAGTAGCGCGAGCGCTGCGGGTATATTGATTTTCATAGTATGTAATTCATTACACCATATTGATTACGATAT containing:
- a CDS encoding transposase codes for the protein MRYTPEQKEQALTLSRQPGATAGSVSRQMGIPARAIQRWIAADAKQKAAPDNVTSLMEQRERARQMLEETPSAKIRQLRNQFTEQQFTLLQRHATDLTALRSRQLKAVLDNDPQMTRAVASAILALLKAQEAERQMYDIKPSSEPGIMRRGMNRQN